A window of Microbacterium hominis genomic DNA:
ACGTCGACACGGCGGCCCAGCTGCGCGCAGCCCTCGCGCTCGGCGTCGGCCCCCGCACCGCGGCCCTGCTCGCGCGGCCGTAGCCCGACGGGCGGGGTGGGCGCCGGACCCCCCGGCTCAGGAGACCAGCAGGTAGACCGCGCCGACGACCGTGAAGACGATCACCAGCTTCTCGAACACCGACTGGTCCAGGCGCGAGGCCAGCCACCGACCGGCGAAGGCGCCGATCACCACGAGCGGCACCAGCACGGCATCCACGAGCAGTCCCGGCGCGGTGATGATGCCGATCCCGACCGAGAACGGCACCTTGAAGATGTTCACGATCGCGAAGAACCACGCCGCGGTGCCGAGGAACTCCTTCACCGGGAACCGCGCCGCCAGGAAGTACATCGACATGACCGGCCCGGCCGCATTGGCGACCATCGTGGTGAAGCCGCCGAGCGTGCCGTAGGTCGCCGAGGCCACACGGTGCGAGCCCTCGCCGCCCGCCGTCGCACCCAGCCGCCGCCGCACGAGCGTGATCGCGATCACCGCGAGCAGGATCACCCCGATGACGCGCTTGACCCACACATCGTCGGCGAACGCGAGGAACACGACGCCGAGCAGCACTCCGACGACCACGGCCGGCATGAGCCGCAGCAGCGCCCGCCAGTTCGCGTGGCGGCGGTACATCGTGACCGCGAAGATGTCGGCCACGATCAGCAGCAGCAGGAGCGTGCCGGTGGACTGTCGCGCCGGCAGCACCGCCGCGAAGATCGCGACCGCGACGGTTCCGGCGCCGGGCACCGCGGTCTTCGACAGTCCGACGATCAGCGACGCCGCGCCCAGGGCAACCCACGCCCACCAGGTGAGATCGGGCACGTCACACGCCGCCGGTGCGCAGCGCGGCTTCGGCGAGGGCGGCCGAGGTGGCGGCGTCGGTCATCCACAGCGGAACGACGGGAGAGTGGATGCCGCGCCCGGCCACCTCGTCGGCGGCAGCCGCGTCTTCCTCGGCGAGCAGCCACGCGTCGAGGAGTCCGCCCGAGGATCGGGCCCCGTAGTGGGCCGCGACTGCCGCGGCGGAGGTCTCCACGCCGATGGCGGTGAGGCACACGTCGGCCATGCCGCGCACGACCTCTCCGCCGATGATCGGCGAGACGCCGACGACGCGCGCCGGTGCGGCGGCGAGGGCCGCGCGCATTCCAGGCACGGCCAGGATCGGCCCGATCGACACCACCGGGTTCGACGGCGCGACGAGCACGACGTCGGCCGCGGCGATCGCCTCGGTCACCCCGGGCGCCGCAGCAGCCGCCTCGATGCCCGGGTTCTCGAAACGGGCGGGGGCGAGGGTCGCCCGGTGGCGCGTCCACCACTCCTGGAAGTGCATGTCCGATCCGTCGGCGAAGACCACCCGCGTGTCGACCTCGGCGTCGGTCATCGGCAGCAGCCGGGCGCCGAGCGGCCACCGCTCGGCCATGCGGGCGAGCACCGCGGTGGGCGTGAGCCCGTCGCGCAGCCATCCGGTGCGCGCGAGGTGGGTGCCGAGATCGAGGTCGCCGAGCGTGAACCAGGGCCAGCCGGCTCCCCACGCCTGCAGCTCGGCGTTGACGCGCTCGGTGTCACCGGCGCGTCCCCACCCGCGGACGGTGTCGTTCACGCCGGCCAGCGCGTAGGTGATCGAGTCGACGTCGGGCTGCAGGCGCACGCCCGAGAGCCACAGGTCGTCGCCGGTGTTGACGACGACCGTGAGGGATGCCGCGGTGTCGGCGACGCCGCGATCGCGCAGCGCGGACCGCACGCCGAGCACGAACCGCGATCCGCCGACGCCTCCGGCGAGCACGACCACGCGCGGTGCGCGCGAGGTCACGAGTTCTCGTACCCGGGGAGCGGCAGCACGCCCGTGCGGGGCGTGAATTCGTCGGCGGCGTACGGCAGCGGGAACGACCCGAGCGCATCGATGAGCGAGTCCACCGTCTGGGTCTGCGCGACGACGTCGACCTCGAGCCCCGCGTGCCGGGCATCGGCGGCCGTGCGCGGGCCGATCGCGGCGATGAGGGTCGAATCGGGGATGTCGGGGAACTGCGCGACCACCTGCTCGGCGACCGAGCCGCTCGTCACGAGGATCGCGTTGACCCGGCCCGATCGCACGTCGGCGGCGACCTTGTCGGACACCGGCACGCCGATCGTGCGGTAGGCGACGACGCTGCGCACCCGATGGCCGGCGCCGATGAGCGTCTCGGTGAGCACGGGCTTGGCGATCTCGCTGCGCAACGTGAGGATCTCGCGCGGCTCGGGCTCACGGGCGATGAGGTCGGCGGCGAGGCCCACCGCGGAGTTGTCGTCGGCGGGCACGAGATCGACCCGGTAGCCGACCGCCTGCAGCGCGGCGGCGGTGGTCTCGCCGACGGCGGCGACCCGGGTGTGCGCGGGGATCTTCGCGCGGTACGCGTAGAGCACGTCCACGGTCGTGGCGCTGGTCATCGTGAGCCAGTCGAAGGCGCCGGCCGACAGATCGACGAGCGCCTGCTCGAGGGTCTCCTGGTCGGTCGACGGGGCGAAGTTGATGAGCGGCGCGACCACGGGACTGGCACCTTTGCGTCGGAGCGTCGCCGCGACGCCGTCGCCCCACGGCCCGCCGCGGGGCACGAGGACGCGCCAGCCGGCGAGGGGCTTCTCAGACGATGCGTGTGGGGCGTGGTTCATCAGCAGGGCTCTCAGGCGCGGATTCGGCCGCCCCGACGTTCGAGCAGCCGATACGTGATTCTCGGGTCACGCGATCGGCAGCGTCCGCACCATTGCACTGCCTGGAACCGAGCATACCCCCGCTGACAGGTCGCTGTGAGCGCGGCGTGTCCATTGCGCGGCTTTCGCTCGCTCCGCCAGGGATCCGACCCGCTCAGCGCGAGTAGAGGCGCACCAGTCCCCACACGGCCGCGCCGACGGCGGCGGCTCCGACGACGACGGCCACGGCCGCCGCGGCGGGATTGCGCTGCGAGAACGCGCGGGCTTTCACGATGCCACGGTCGACCGCGTTCCCGACGCGCCGGGGCACGTTCGCCTTCGTCTCGATCGCCGCGAGCGCCGCCTTCAACTCGGCGCGCGCCTTCTCGACCGGATCGCCGATGCCGAGGGGCACCGCGGTGCGGGGAACGGGCACGTTCGTGGGCGCGTCAGAGCTCATCGCGCACCTCCTTCACATCCTGGGCGATCGACTGCACCGGATTCTGGCGGCTCGAGAGGCGCTTGAAGCGCATCAGCCCCAGCAGTGCGAGCACCGCGGTGATCACGAGCATCACGGCGAACACGACCAGCGCTGCCAGCCACACCGGCCACACCAGCGACAGGGCGGCGATGATGACGGTGAACAGCACCGGAACCGCCCAGAACAGCACGAACAGGGCGGCGAGCACCCAGACGACGCCGATCCCGGCATCCTTCGAGGTCTTCGCCGCCCACTTCTTCGCCGCCTCGACCTCGGCGACCACGAGGTTTCGGATCAGCTCCGGAATCTCGCCGACGAGCGTCAGCAGGCTGTCGTCCGCGCGATCGCGGAGGCCACGGGGGGTCGTCATCTCAGGCCCCGCCACGGCCTTCGATCGCCTCGTCGACCGCGTCTTCGACGGCCTCCGCCGAGGTCTGCGCGGCGCGGCTCACCTCGTCGGCCGAGTCCTGGCTCGCCTTCACGGCGGCATCCAACCGCTGTCCGGCGGTTCCCTTGGATGCCGCGGCCTTGCCGACTTTGACGGCCGAGTCCCACAGGGTGCTGGGCAGGGCCATGGCGCTGGACTTCGCGAAGTCCTTCACCTTGCCCACCTGCTCCTGCACGGGATCGAGATTCCAGACCTTGAGCCATTGCGTCTTGATCTGCTCGTACCGCTCCCGGCCGGCTCGGGTGCCGAGCACATAGCCGATGGCGATTCCGATGACGAGTCCTGCCTTGCCCCTCATGAGGTCCCCTCACGCTTGGTGGTGCGTCTGCGATTCCCGTCCAGGTTAGCCGTGCATGCCGCTGTGGGCATCCGCCCTTGACATGATCCGCCGACCGGGGTTCACTCGGCGGGTTCGACCGCGTCGCTCCCCCAGAGCGCGCGGCGGCGCACGTGCTCCGCCTCGGCGACGGCATCGGCGACCACCTGGGCCAGTCCGCTGCCCGAGAGCCACCCGCCGACGGCGGCCAGGCCCGGGATGCCGCGCACCGCGGCTCGCACCGTGTCGGCGTGCTCGTCCACCCCGAGCGCGGAGCCCGGGCGCGCGAGGGTGAAGCGATCGCGGCGGGCGGCCCGCACCGTGCCGAGCTCGGCGCCCAGCAGCGCGGTCGCCTCGCGGCGGGCGAGGTCGAACGCCGCGGCGTCGTCGAGCGCCGCGGTCGCCGGAGCCGTGCCGGCGGATCCGAACATGACGCGCAGCACGTGGCGGCCGGGCCCGGCCGCGCGCGCGAGCCACTCCCACCGGGCGGTGTCGTGGAGCACGCCCGCGGCCGCGTGCGAGCCGGGCACGCTGTAGACCGCGGCGCCACGGGGAGCGGCATCCAGCGCCGCGGCGTCGACGACGAGCGTGACGACCTCGCGCGCGATCGGCGCGGCGGCGCGCGCCGGCAGCGCGCCGGGCGCGGCATCCTCCACCAGAGCCCGCACGGCGCCCTCGTCGGCGGCCAGCACGACCAGATCCGCATCGAGCTGCGCGCGCGCCGCGTCCGCGGACCCATCGCCCGGGACCTGCCCGGCGCCGTCGAGTCCGGTGGCGACATCGCCGGCGTCGACGGCGTCGACGGCGTCGACGGCGTCGACGGCGTCGACGGCGTCGACCGTCACGCGCCACCGGGCGTCGGCCTCGGTGCCGGTCCGCGCGATCGCGGTGGCCGCGGCATCCACGCGCACGGTGCCGCCGAGCGCCGTGATCCGCTCGCGCAGCGCGTCGGCGAGGAGCGAGAGTCCGCCTTCCAGCCCGGAGATCGCCGGCCCCTCCGGTGGGGTGGCGCGCAGGTCTGCGACGGCGCCGCCGAGGGATCCGGTGCGGGTGAGCGCCGTGCTCAGGCCCGGCGCCGCGCCCTCGACGTCGACGGTGTCGGGCGTGACGCCGTAGCCGCCCACGCTCAACGGCGCGACGAGGCGGTCGGCGACCGCGTCGCCCATGCGCGAGCGGACGAGCTTGTCGAGGTTGCGCTCGATGCCGATGGTCATCGGCGGGCGCAGCCGGTCGACGTACGCGCGCCACGTGCCGCCCCACCCGAGGAACGGGCGCACCCGCTCGTCCCACGGGTTGGCCGGGATGCCGGCCACGGCGTCACCCGGAACCTCGGCCGCCGCACCGCGCGGCAGCCCGGCGATCCAGGTGCGGGAGTCGCGCGGATGCACGACGGCGTCGCCGAGACCCAGCTCGTCGACGAGGGTGCGGACTGCGCCGCCGCGTCGCGCCCAGCCGGCAGCGCCGGTATCGACCGGGAGTCCGTCGACGTCGATCGTGGCGACGGCGCCCCCGACGCGGTCGGAGGACTCCAGCAGCGTGACCGGCATGCCGACCTTCGCGCATTCGTACGCGGCGACCAGGCCTGCGATGCCGCCGCCGATGACGACGACGCGGGTCTCGTGCGCGTGCTGGAGGAGGTCGCCGAAGGGCGCTGGGGAGTCCGTCACGTCCTCCATCCTCCCACCGGACTCAGCGCTGACACCCGGCCGCAGCGGTGGAAGGCTTGTCGTCATGACGCTCCACATCACCGGCGACTCGGGATCGCGCATCCGCGTCAGACGCAGAGTCACCAGTGGCCGGGACCGACCGCGCCGCCATCAGGGATCGTCTTCGCGATGTCGGTCGCGATGTGTTCCAGTGCGGTGGATCAGGCGACCATGTGCCAGTCCGGTGACATGGCTCCACAGCGAGAGACACACCGAACTCATCGGCGAACTCTGCACGCATGGGACACGGCGAGCTTGAATCTGCAGTACTGAGAACTGGAGGGGTCATGCGCAAGAAACTGCTCGCCGCAGTGGTGGTGTTCGCGGCACTCAGCGTGACGGGATGTGCGCAAGGGCGCGTAGCCGCGGCCACACAAACGGCGGAGTCACCAGACGCAGGAGAAGTGTGTGCATCGACGACATACTTCGAGCATGCTCCGGACAGTGGGGCGCGATCACGGGTGGACGCAGTCAACGGGATGATCGCGGCGCTGCGCGAGCATCCCGAGGCCCCTGAGCTCGAGTATGCATCGCGAGCAGACATCCTGCTCCTGCTCGAGACCAGTGTCGACAACCTGATCGCTGCTGAGAGAGCGGCAGGCGAGGCCGCGCAGGCGAACGGATATCTGGAGGTACCTGTCGAGACACGCGACGGCGAGCACCTCGGACAGGTGAACATCTCCGAAGTCAATGGCGGCTTCGTCATCGACGCCATCGAGGTCGCACACAGAGACGGCATCTCCTGCCCTGGTTGAGCCTGCCATGCGGTCGCCGCCCGGGCGCGCGGTACAAATCCACCACTCACGCACGGCTACCGCGGAGGAGTTCGCCACAGTCCGAGTGCGCCCCTCGCCCACCGGTGGGAGACTGGGGGTCATGACGCTCCACATCACGGGCGACCCCGCCGCCGACCGCCTGCTGACCGACGAGCCGCTGGCCCTGCTCATCGGGATGCTGCTCGACCAGCAGGTCGCCATGGAGACCGCGTTCGCCGGCCCGCTGAAGATCCGCGAGCGGGTGGGATCGATGGATGCCGCCACCCTCGCCGGCTTCGACCCCGAGGCCTTCGTCGAGGAGTTCAAGAAGACGCCCGCGGTGCACCGCTTCCCGGGCTCGATGGCGGCGCGCGTGCAGTCGCTCTGCGCCGCGGTCGACCAGGACTGGGGCGGCGATGCCGCCGCGATCTGGACGCAGGGCGACCCCGACGGGGCGACCGTGCTCAAGCGCCTGAAGGCGCTGCCGGGATTCGGCGAGCAGAAGGCGAAGATCTTCCTGGCGCTGCTGGGCAAGCAGTACGGCTACGACGGCGCCGGATGGCGCGACGCGGCCGGCGCCTACGGCGAGGAGGGCTCGTACCGCAGCGTCGCCGACATCGTCTCGCCCGAATCGCTCACCAAGGTGCGCGAGTACAAGCGTGAGATGAAGGCCGCGGCCAAGACCGCGACGTCGTAGGGAGCTAACCCATGCAGAAGACCGGCACGAGCGTGGCATCCTTCCTCGCCGGCGTCACCCCCGCCAAGCGCCGCGCCGACGCGGAGATCCTGATCGCGCTCATGTCCGAGACCACCGGCCGCGAGCCCGAGATGTG
This region includes:
- a CDS encoding protoporphyrinogen/coproporphyrinogen oxidase, which produces MEDVTDSPAPFGDLLQHAHETRVVVIGGGIAGLVAAYECAKVGMPVTLLESSDRVGGAVATIDVDGLPVDTGAAGWARRGGAVRTLVDELGLGDAVVHPRDSRTWIAGLPRGAAAEVPGDAVAGIPANPWDERVRPFLGWGGTWRAYVDRLRPPMTIGIERNLDKLVRSRMGDAVADRLVAPLSVGGYGVTPDTVDVEGAAPGLSTALTRTGSLGGAVADLRATPPEGPAISGLEGGLSLLADALRERITALGGTVRVDAAATAIARTGTEADARWRVTVDAVDAVDAVDAVDAVDAGDVATGLDGAGQVPGDGSADAARAQLDADLVVLAADEGAVRALVEDAAPGALPARAAAPIAREVVTLVVDAAALDAAPRGAAVYSVPGSHAAAGVLHDTARWEWLARAAGPGRHVLRVMFGSAGTAPATAALDDAAAFDLARREATALLGAELGTVRAARRDRFTLARPGSALGVDEHADTVRAAVRGIPGLAAVGGWLSGSGLAQVVADAVAEAEHVRRRALWGSDAVEPAE
- the cofD gene encoding 2-phospho-L-lactate transferase yields the protein MTSRAPRVVVLAGGVGGSRFVLGVRSALRDRGVADTAASLTVVVNTGDDLWLSGVRLQPDVDSITYALAGVNDTVRGWGRAGDTERVNAELQAWGAGWPWFTLGDLDLGTHLARTGWLRDGLTPTAVLARMAERWPLGARLLPMTDAEVDTRVVFADGSDMHFQEWWTRHRATLAPARFENPGIEAAAAAPGVTEAIAAADVVLVAPSNPVVSIGPILAVPGMRAALAAAPARVVGVSPIIGGEVVRGMADVCLTAIGVETSAAAVAAHYGARSSGGLLDAWLLAEEDAAAADEVAGRGIHSPVVPLWMTDAATSAALAEAALRTGGV
- a CDS encoding sulfite exporter TauE/SafE family protein, with amino-acid sequence MPDLTWWAWVALGAASLIVGLSKTAVPGAGTVAVAIFAAVLPARQSTGTLLLLLIVADIFAVTMYRRHANWRALLRLMPAVVVGVLLGVVFLAFADDVWVKRVIGVILLAVIAITLVRRRLGATAGGEGSHRVASATYGTLGGFTTMVANAAGPVMSMYFLAARFPVKEFLGTAAWFFAIVNIFKVPFSVGIGIITAPGLLVDAVLVPLVVIGAFAGRWLASRLDQSVFEKLVIVFTVVGAVYLLVS
- a CDS encoding phage holin family protein; its protein translation is MTTPRGLRDRADDSLLTLVGEIPELIRNLVVAEVEAAKKWAAKTSKDAGIGVVWVLAALFVLFWAVPVLFTVIIAALSLVWPVWLAALVVFAVMLVITAVLALLGLMRFKRLSSRQNPVQSIAQDVKEVRDEL
- a CDS encoding uroporphyrinogen-III synthase, with product MNHAPHASSEKPLAGWRVLVPRGGPWGDGVAATLRRKGASPVVAPLINFAPSTDQETLEQALVDLSAGAFDWLTMTSATTVDVLYAYRAKIPAHTRVAAVGETTAAALQAVGYRVDLVPADDNSAVGLAADLIAREPEPREILTLRSEIAKPVLTETLIGAGHRVRSVVAYRTIGVPVSDKVAADVRSGRVNAILVTSGSVAEQVVAQFPDIPDSTLIAAIGPRTAADARHAGLEVDVVAQTQTVDSLIDALGSFPLPYAADEFTPRTGVLPLPGYENS
- a CDS encoding HhH-GPD-type base excision DNA repair protein; the encoded protein is MTLHITGDPAADRLLTDEPLALLIGMLLDQQVAMETAFAGPLKIRERVGSMDAATLAGFDPEAFVEEFKKTPAVHRFPGSMAARVQSLCAAVDQDWGGDAAAIWTQGDPDGATVLKRLKALPGFGEQKAKIFLALLGKQYGYDGAGWRDAAGAYGEEGSYRSVADIVSPESLTKVREYKREMKAAAKTATS